One window from the genome of Dyadobacter sp. CECT 9275 encodes:
- a CDS encoding DUF5723 family protein yields the protein MKNRIYPFSILFLLFGWSAGAQQIPGLQSSNYGGLYRATYNPSVLGGSKYKFQVNIGALGGSINYRYFVFLGKNSLLYPLLVPHSTKELYGRSRTMGSLIEQDPVYLVSEIRWPSVMFSLGKYQGLAIQFRSRGIVQGHNIPDPVRNLYFRRLDTGSTPAISGSWGNFNLVQQSFSEMSVSYGVQLLDLDNHKLRAGVTARRVFGARISYLNGNAGDFAIRDKAGAAETSELVINDFAYESGYSQVHQSLSIGNLFDSGQYGAGWGYDLGATYEFGSFWANEKEKFDDNPQYILRLAASLTDIGSIHYKTDKSRVMTGTSPETVIGQQQLEQISDKGAEGFMEILPAQNEGVFQKKVHLPQAFHLEADIQLIKGFFLNLAQTKRHLARKQEFLDVYQPESFTLTPRFEDEDSDFAFPISFIKGNKRPVIGAMAHFGPVFLGFSNLGGLIKKSGARGSMVYIGVSAWKLQRKADK from the coding sequence TTGAAAAACAGAATTTATCCTTTTTCCATTCTTTTTTTACTATTCGGCTGGTCGGCCGGGGCACAGCAAATCCCTGGGCTTCAGAGCAGCAATTACGGAGGGCTGTACCGGGCCACCTACAATCCCTCGGTACTGGGAGGTTCCAAATATAAATTTCAGGTCAATATTGGCGCGTTGGGCGGTAGTATCAACTACAGGTACTTCGTATTTCTGGGCAAGAATTCCCTGTTATATCCTCTGCTTGTCCCACACTCAACGAAGGAACTTTATGGACGCTCCAGAACCATGGGGTCACTGATTGAGCAGGATCCGGTATACCTGGTGAGTGAAATCAGGTGGCCGTCGGTTATGTTTTCTCTTGGCAAATACCAGGGACTGGCCATTCAGTTCCGTTCCAGGGGGATCGTGCAGGGGCACAACATTCCCGACCCCGTCCGCAATCTGTACTTCCGGAGGCTGGATACCGGCAGCACACCGGCCATATCCGGCAGCTGGGGAAATTTCAATCTTGTTCAGCAAAGTTTTTCAGAAATGAGTGTATCCTACGGGGTTCAGCTGCTGGACCTCGACAACCATAAATTGCGCGCAGGCGTGACTGCGAGGAGGGTTTTTGGAGCCCGAATATCCTATCTCAACGGTAACGCTGGTGATTTTGCCATCCGGGATAAGGCAGGTGCAGCGGAAACCAGTGAACTGGTCATAAACGATTTTGCTTATGAAAGTGGTTACAGCCAGGTACATCAGTCATTAAGTATTGGTAATTTATTCGATTCCGGACAATATGGTGCCGGCTGGGGGTATGACCTTGGTGCAACGTATGAATTCGGATCTTTCTGGGCCAATGAAAAAGAAAAATTTGATGATAACCCGCAATACATTTTGCGACTCGCGGCCTCTTTAACTGATATTGGTTCTATACATTATAAAACTGATAAAAGCAGGGTCATGACGGGAACATCCCCGGAGACGGTCATCGGCCAGCAGCAACTTGAACAAATCAGCGATAAAGGAGCGGAAGGTTTTATGGAGATTTTACCCGCACAAAATGAAGGTGTTTTCCAAAAGAAAGTCCACCTGCCACAAGCATTTCACCTCGAAGCTGACATTCAGCTCATAAAAGGTTTCTTTTTAAACCTGGCGCAAACCAAAAGACATCTGGCCCGGAAACAGGAATTTTTGGATGTATACCAGCCGGAATCCTTTACACTGACGCCCCGGTTTGAGGATGAAGATTCGGACTTTGCGTTTCCTATCTCATTCATAAAGGGCAACAAACGCCCCGTCATAGGAGCCATGGCGCATTTTGGTCCCGTTTTCTTGGGTTTCAGCAATCTCGGAGGGCTAATCAAGAAATCAGGAGCAAGAGGAAGTATGGTATATATTGGGGTTTCGGCCTGGAAATTGCAGCGCAAAGCCGATAAATAA
- a CDS encoding murein hydrolase activator EnvC family protein has product MPLYKSYFRSFILIITVICCAALNASAQKSREQLEREKSENQSKMREIQNILKQTSTQKNVNLGQLKALNQQINNQKRQIDLLSDDLSLLDKELTVLEKKQKELAQSLSKLKVEYGHMIYEAAKRNTYLNQLVFLFSSGTFNQFVLRYKYLKQYTEARQGQVKEMEILEAQLRAERQRITSKKKQQQNVLETRVTENTKLEDLKVKQNTVIQELSQKESELRKQIAENKRATDLLEANIRRIAERERRERLERERKEREEREAKRRAERERIARENAEREKKGEAKIEETPKEEEPVVDFSGMNEEENTLASSFTASQAHLPWPVRGFVSGHFGQRPHPVLKGVMIDNLGVDIQTTAGETVRSVYDGVVLDVTEMPGMGDVIAIQHGNYMTVYAKMNGVTVKPGQKVKARETIGRVATDTDGTSELQFQIWKNTSRLNPESWLIRR; this is encoded by the coding sequence ATGCCCCTTTATAAATCGTATTTCAGAAGTTTCATCCTGATCATCACAGTTATCTGTTGTGCGGCATTGAACGCATCGGCACAGAAAAGCCGTGAACAGCTGGAACGCGAAAAGAGCGAGAACCAGAGTAAAATGAGGGAAATTCAGAACATTCTGAAACAGACTTCAACTCAAAAGAATGTTAACCTCGGGCAATTAAAAGCGCTTAATCAGCAAATCAATAACCAGAAACGCCAGATAGACCTGCTTTCTGACGACCTCTCCCTGCTGGATAAGGAATTAACGGTTTTAGAAAAGAAACAAAAGGAACTGGCCCAAAGTCTCAGCAAGCTGAAAGTGGAATATGGGCACATGATTTATGAAGCTGCTAAAAGAAATACCTATCTCAATCAATTGGTATTCCTTTTTTCGTCCGGCACTTTTAACCAGTTCGTGCTACGCTATAAGTACCTTAAACAATATACCGAAGCCCGGCAGGGCCAGGTGAAGGAAATGGAAATCCTGGAAGCACAGCTGCGCGCGGAACGGCAGCGGATCACGTCCAAGAAAAAACAGCAGCAGAACGTACTGGAAACCAGGGTGACTGAAAACACTAAATTGGAAGACCTGAAGGTCAAGCAAAATACGGTTATCCAGGAATTGTCCCAGAAGGAAAGCGAACTTCGCAAACAGATTGCTGAAAACAAAAGAGCGACCGACTTGCTGGAGGCCAATATCAGACGTATTGCGGAAAGGGAACGACGCGAACGTCTGGAAAGGGAAAGGAAAGAAAGAGAGGAAAGAGAAGCCAAAAGGCGTGCTGAAAGGGAAAGGATTGCACGGGAAAATGCAGAAAGAGAGAAAAAGGGAGAAGCGAAAATAGAGGAAACACCGAAGGAGGAGGAACCAGTAGTGGATTTCAGCGGAATGAATGAGGAAGAAAATACCCTTGCTTCTTCGTTTACTGCTTCACAGGCGCATTTGCCCTGGCCGGTGAGAGGTTTCGTGTCGGGCCATTTCGGGCAGCGACCTCACCCGGTATTAAAGGGGGTGATGATTGATAACCTGGGCGTGGATATCCAGACCACCGCCGGGGAAACAGTAAGGTCCGTGTACGACGGTGTGGTGCTGGATGTTACCGAAATGCCAGGAATGGGCGATGTAATTGCGATACAGCACGGAAATTACATGACGGTATATGCCAAAATGAACGGAGTTACCGTTAAACCCGGGCAAAAAGTGAAAGCAAGGGAAACCATCGGTCGTGTAGCAACGGATACCGACGGTACTTCGGAATTACAATTCCAGATATGGAAAAACACCTCACGCCTTAACCCGGAAAGCTGGCTGATCCGAAGGTGA
- a CDS encoding RluA family pseudouridine synthase, whose product MGRPFRVVYEDNHLIIVNKEPGILVQGDVTGDKCLLDMVKDYIKEEYNKPGAVFLGTVHRLDRPVSGLVVFARTSKALERMNEIFRKRDVQKTYWAVVKNRPAEKKGKLVHWLVKDEARNVTKAYDYEVAGSQRAELSYRWLGEINKHHLLEVTPVTGRPHQIRVQLASMNCPIRGDVKYGFPKGNPDGSINLHARRLFFEHPVKKEPMICRAGVPDNPFWEEFLSLDDEEIKIENMGFLHE is encoded by the coding sequence ATGGGCAGACCATTCAGAGTAGTTTACGAAGACAACCATTTGATCATCGTCAATAAGGAGCCAGGTATACTGGTGCAAGGCGATGTAACAGGCGATAAATGTCTGTTGGATATGGTAAAAGATTATATCAAGGAGGAGTATAATAAACCTGGGGCCGTTTTCCTGGGTACCGTTCACCGGCTTGACCGCCCCGTGAGCGGGCTTGTCGTATTTGCCCGTACCTCGAAAGCACTGGAACGCATGAACGAAATTTTCCGGAAGCGGGATGTACAGAAAACCTATTGGGCTGTGGTTAAAAACAGGCCCGCAGAAAAAAAAGGAAAACTTGTTCACTGGCTTGTCAAAGACGAAGCCCGCAATGTGACAAAAGCCTACGACTACGAGGTGGCGGGCTCTCAACGGGCGGAGCTGTCATACAGATGGTTAGGTGAAATAAACAAGCATCATCTGCTGGAAGTTACCCCGGTTACGGGGAGGCCGCATCAGATACGCGTTCAGCTGGCATCTATGAACTGCCCGATCAGGGGTGATGTAAAATATGGTTTCCCCAAGGGGAATCCGGATGGGAGCATTAACCTGCATGCCAGGAGGCTTTTCTTTGAGCATCCTGTAAAAAAGGAGCCAATGATCTGCAGGGCGGGGGTTCCGGACAATCCATTCTGGGAAGAATTTTTATCCCTGGACGACGAGGAGATCAAAATTGAAAACATGGGTTTTCTGCACGAATAA
- a CDS encoding TonB-dependent receptor, giving the protein MLFSKTRRLLVIFTGMVMLAFTMAEEDFSQWISDKLFRYRMAYPQEKAYLHLDKPYYASGDTLWFKAYLAEGAVHLADSASQVLYVDLIEQQTGKNVGLRRVPLLGGTGHGDFVLNDKLNAGAYTVRAYTNWMRNFSEDFFFQKDIYLFNNQEQPAVAAAQPVDLQFFPEGGRLVDGTGTRVAFKATSPNGLGAGISGFILANKDTVSAFKSSHLGMGQFSFTPDASVRYTVVAKTGTGDYQRYSFPEVEKTGYTMIVDNTTFTGKMRILVYHKAQQPVDKQVFLVGHSRGVVVFSAKGKVSSKGLIMNLPTLDLPEGITHITLFDEHKLPLCERLVFIDHNKSLRVKITPERASYIPKSETAVEIAVTDSEGRPVEASVSVSVTDAAQILIPPYGETITSYLLLSSDLKGSVEQPAYYFDTSHTERRIYLDYVMMVNGWSRFKWTDVLKDSLTTTERFVERGLTLQGEVLKNNRKVNEEIPLSFYLTNDSLNTFMTTGSDKTGKFAVYNLVFTDSLQVRIQGTSKRGRQNLSFNLFPFTAPRVTLLKVPFYPVTVEAAQMKEFLTKASEYQEIERKIRENRERLLNEVTIKGKKEVERDSRKLYNRADASVKVTPQLAGGAMSVLDLLAGRVAGVQVSGYGMNATVSIRGSQREPQFVLDGIPVDKSTVLNLNVNDVESIDVLKGASAAIYGSQGGSGVISVLTKRGNENYDYSQDVVPGVLVTKIPGLDAPREFYAPRYGVNMQLNNRPDFRSTVYWAPMLRTGKDGRARIRYFNTSAQTSINIRAEVFSAQGASGTGIAVYSVH; this is encoded by the coding sequence ATGTTATTTTCAAAGACGCGTCGTTTGCTGGTCATTTTCACAGGGATGGTCATGCTTGCTTTTACCATGGCAGAGGAGGACTTCAGCCAATGGATAAGCGACAAATTGTTTCGGTACCGCATGGCCTATCCCCAGGAAAAGGCATACCTGCATCTGGACAAGCCGTACTATGCTTCGGGAGATACCCTGTGGTTTAAGGCGTATCTGGCAGAGGGAGCCGTGCACCTGGCAGACAGTGCCAGCCAGGTGCTGTACGTGGATCTGATCGAACAACAGACGGGAAAAAACGTAGGCCTTAGGCGCGTACCGCTTCTTGGAGGAACCGGCCACGGCGACTTTGTCCTGAACGACAAGCTGAATGCAGGGGCCTACACGGTGCGTGCCTATACCAACTGGATGCGGAATTTTTCGGAAGATTTCTTTTTTCAGAAAGATATCTATCTTTTTAATAACCAGGAGCAACCCGCCGTGGCAGCGGCTCAACCGGTTGATCTTCAGTTTTTTCCGGAAGGAGGGCGCCTGGTGGATGGAACAGGTACGAGGGTCGCCTTCAAAGCTACGAGCCCCAATGGCCTGGGCGCAGGCATCAGTGGATTTATCCTTGCTAACAAGGATACGGTTTCGGCCTTTAAAAGCAGCCATTTGGGTATGGGACAGTTTTCCTTTACACCCGACGCCTCTGTGAGGTATACCGTTGTCGCAAAGACGGGCACCGGTGATTATCAGCGTTACAGCTTTCCCGAGGTAGAAAAAACGGGATACACAATGATTGTTGATAACACTACTTTTACAGGGAAAATGCGGATTCTGGTGTATCACAAGGCACAGCAACCGGTTGATAAACAGGTGTTTCTGGTTGGTCATTCCCGTGGAGTCGTTGTTTTTTCGGCAAAGGGGAAAGTCAGTTCAAAAGGGCTGATCATGAATTTACCCACGCTGGACCTACCGGAGGGTATCACGCACATTACGCTTTTTGATGAGCATAAATTGCCGCTCTGCGAAAGACTCGTTTTCATAGACCACAACAAAAGCCTTCGCGTAAAAATAACGCCGGAAAGGGCCTCATACATACCCAAAAGCGAAACAGCTGTGGAAATTGCGGTAACGGATAGTGAGGGCAGGCCGGTTGAAGCCAGTGTGTCAGTATCGGTAACCGACGCAGCCCAGATATTGATACCTCCATACGGGGAGACAATAACCTCTTATCTGCTGCTTTCTTCTGACCTGAAAGGGTCCGTTGAACAACCTGCTTATTACTTTGATACCAGCCATACGGAAAGGAGGATTTACCTGGATTACGTAATGATGGTTAACGGATGGAGCCGGTTTAAATGGACAGACGTTCTAAAAGATTCCCTGACAACTACTGAGCGGTTTGTAGAGCGTGGCCTTACCCTGCAGGGTGAAGTACTGAAAAATAACAGGAAAGTAAATGAAGAAATACCTCTGTCATTTTATCTGACCAACGACAGCCTTAACACTTTCATGACCACGGGAAGTGATAAGACTGGCAAATTTGCGGTTTACAATCTGGTCTTCACCGATTCCCTTCAGGTACGTATCCAGGGAACGAGTAAGAGGGGGCGCCAAAATTTGTCGTTTAATCTTTTTCCTTTTACCGCGCCAAGGGTAACATTGCTGAAAGTACCGTTTTACCCTGTAACGGTGGAAGCAGCACAGATGAAAGAATTTCTGACAAAGGCCAGTGAGTACCAGGAAATTGAAAGAAAAATACGGGAGAACCGCGAACGGCTGCTGAATGAGGTGACGATCAAGGGTAAAAAAGAAGTTGAACGCGACAGCCGTAAACTTTATAACCGTGCAGATGCATCCGTCAAGGTAACACCTCAGCTTGCAGGAGGAGCCATGAGTGTGCTGGATCTTCTGGCTGGCCGGGTGGCGGGTGTTCAGGTGTCCGGTTATGGTATGAATGCAACGGTAAGTATCAGGGGCAGCCAGAGGGAGCCGCAGTTTGTATTGGACGGAATACCGGTTGACAAGTCTACGGTTTTGAATCTGAACGTTAACGATGTAGAATCCATAGATGTGCTGAAGGGGGCCTCGGCGGCCATTTACGGGAGCCAGGGAGGAAGTGGTGTTATTTCCGTTTTGACCAAACGCGGAAATGAGAATTATGATTATTCACAGGATGTTGTCCCCGGCGTACTGGTCACCAAAATACCGGGCCTGGATGCCCCCAGGGAATTTTATGCTCCCAGATATGGAGTTAACATGCAGCTGAATAACCGTCCTGACTTTCGCTCTACGGTGTACTGGGCTCCCATGCTGCGGACGGGCAAGGATGGCAGGGCCAGGATCAGGTATTTTAATACCAGCGCGCAGACCAGCATCAATATCCGTGCAGAGGTGTTTAGTGCGCAAGGTGCGTCAGGTACGGGAATTGCTGTTTATTCGGTTCATTGA
- a CDS encoding sensor histidine kinase — MFRIRNTWIFHLAGWLLFMSLPLTVMSREPDALVNFRILTSPWFWLFVAVYAVIFYGNTFLLLPYCFRKRRYEVYCLAFVTLFGLMFYLQPFEKLIFDKFHPRNAMEEQTDSHIPPPPTGNAEFSGRFPERPMPHPHESRPGVDFVSLVLFLIVWVAALTIKISERWALSEKQVILSEAEKAQAELSFFKAQINPHFLFNTLNNIYSMAVSKDELTAPSILKLSQLMRYITEEATENFVALEDEIASLQNYIDLQKLRLNARTKVEFIMTGSMAGKKIAPLIFMTFVENAFKYGVSGNRETVIKVRIENKTGEIYFFCQNTVFNRQMDPERAGIGIANTRKRLDYHYPGKYSLLLDENDNLFTVQLHLII; from the coding sequence ATGTTTCGAATCAGAAATACTTGGATCTTTCATCTTGCGGGCTGGTTGCTGTTTATGAGCCTCCCGCTGACTGTAATGTCCCGTGAGCCCGACGCCCTGGTAAATTTCAGGATACTGACCTCTCCGTGGTTCTGGTTATTTGTTGCCGTTTATGCAGTAATTTTTTACGGAAATACCTTTCTGCTGCTTCCCTATTGTTTTCGGAAACGCCGGTACGAAGTGTATTGCCTGGCTTTTGTTACGCTGTTTGGTCTGATGTTTTACCTGCAACCCTTTGAAAAACTGATATTTGACAAGTTTCATCCGCGCAACGCTATGGAGGAGCAGACAGATAGCCACATACCTCCGCCTCCTACCGGGAACGCGGAATTTTCAGGGAGATTTCCGGAACGCCCGATGCCTCATCCGCACGAGTCCCGGCCCGGTGTGGATTTTGTGAGCCTGGTTCTGTTTCTGATCGTTTGGGTAGCGGCACTTACCATAAAGATATCAGAGCGATGGGCCTTATCCGAAAAGCAGGTGATCTTGTCTGAAGCGGAGAAAGCACAGGCAGAGCTGTCGTTTTTTAAGGCGCAGATCAACCCTCATTTTCTTTTTAATACCCTCAACAATATCTATTCCATGGCCGTAAGCAAGGATGAACTTACAGCACCGAGCATCCTGAAGCTATCACAGCTGATGCGGTATATTACCGAAGAGGCCACGGAAAATTTTGTTGCGCTGGAAGATGAAATAGCCTCTCTGCAAAATTATATTGACCTTCAAAAACTCCGTTTGAATGCCCGGACAAAAGTTGAATTCATAATGACGGGAAGTATGGCCGGCAAAAAAATCGCTCCTTTGATCTTTATGACCTTTGTTGAAAATGCATTCAAATACGGGGTCAGCGGAAACCGGGAAACGGTCATCAAAGTACGGATTGAGAACAAAACCGGGGAGATTTACTTTTTTTGCCAGAATACAGTTTTTAACCGGCAGATGGACCCGGAACGCGCGGGCATCGGCATTGCCAATACCCGCAAACGGCTGGACTATCATTATCCGGGGAAATATTCACTGCTCCTAGACGAAAACGACAATTTGTTCACCGTTCAACTACACCTGATTATATGA
- a CDS encoding DUF4292 domain-containing protein, whose protein sequence is MNNKQWIWLLAMGLLGLSSCHKQRISKKTTDTGTDTVSVSAVHIPEKTDTLAATPDSAEIINTPLNIAEVDFDYLTTKSRFSLKTKNQDLDNVNVNMRIRKDSLIWISVTGVGFEVARGLITRDSISFVDKFHKEFFVFDYRELSKRYNFELNFDLLQSVIIGNLPFPQEAGNMVTKENEFFVLKQQGERITTDNYISENNLKLTRLRSVEIPTNNTFSLDYEDFKSVNNLIFPFVSSLKLDVKSQKDQQFYQTNVNIKHNKVEITKESPGFPFTIPSSYTRKR, encoded by the coding sequence ATGAACAATAAACAATGGATATGGCTTCTGGCCATGGGGTTATTGGGGCTTTCGTCCTGTCACAAACAGCGTATTTCCAAGAAAACCACAGATACGGGCACGGATACAGTTTCGGTTTCGGCAGTGCATATTCCTGAGAAGACAGATACGCTTGCGGCTACACCTGACTCAGCAGAGATCATAAACACCCCTTTGAACATAGCTGAGGTAGATTTTGACTACCTGACCACCAAATCCAGGTTTTCGTTGAAAACTAAAAATCAGGACCTGGATAACGTAAATGTCAATATGCGTATACGGAAGGACAGCCTGATCTGGATATCCGTTACCGGCGTAGGATTTGAGGTGGCCAGAGGGCTGATTACGCGTGACTCCATTTCGTTTGTAGATAAATTTCACAAAGAGTTTTTTGTTTTTGACTATCGTGAACTGAGCAAGCGTTACAATTTCGAACTGAATTTCGATTTGCTTCAGTCGGTTATTATCGGGAATCTTCCGTTTCCGCAGGAAGCCGGAAATATGGTGACCAAAGAGAACGAATTCTTTGTGCTGAAACAGCAGGGCGAAAGGATAACAACGGATAATTACATCTCGGAAAACAACCTGAAACTGACACGCCTCAGATCAGTTGAAATTCCTACAAATAATACATTCTCGCTTGATTATGAGGATTTTAAATCGGTAAATAATCTTATATTCCCTTTTGTAAGTAGTTTGAAACTGGACGTAAAATCTCAAAAGGACCAGCAATTCTATCAGACCAATGTGAATATTAAACATAATAAGGTGGAAATAACTAAAGAGAGCCCGGGATTTCCATTCACTATACCCTCAAGTTATACCCGGAAAAGGTAA
- a CDS encoding tetratricopeptide repeat protein, translating to MRTEFLKITLLLSILIISGAAQVTNAQRRNKNKEQSAGKAPSTSFRLEEESLTAEGMKFMMKDEPARALPIFEKLAKDSPSDAAGHYLMAMALIKLDQPEPALAASKKAYDIDKNNVFYAQQLAELYAKKRKYEEAAEIYESLLKKSPDNIQYGIELAAVYVFNEQFEKAINTYDLLEKSIGITEEITRQKQQLYLRQNKLDKALQEAKKLIASEPGEVSYQLELAELLIANDRTAEAVIPLEDALKINPDEAQAHVLLADIYRKNGDIEKCNRELKLVFANPNLDADPKIRVLSGYLSMLKTAADNNDALLLARQLMETHPNESKVYVIYADMLMRTGNKAEARDSYVRATRLDGSVFAVWEAILQLDGELNQVDSLIEHSEKALEVFPNQALLWYSNGTAHLMKKHFQQSISALEESLKLIGDKTEMVPFIYGQLGDAYNGLGDHARSDASYDLSLKANPDNDHVLNNYSYFLSLRKEKLDLALSMSQKLVSQHKDNPTYLDTYAWVLYIRKDYQKAKEYLEMAMKDSTAVSGTIVEHYGDVLFKLGERENAMAQWKRARKMGETTELLDKKIATGTLHEQ from the coding sequence ATGCGCACGGAATTTCTGAAAATAACCCTGCTTTTATCCATTCTCATAATTTCCGGCGCGGCGCAGGTTACGAATGCTCAACGTCGAAATAAAAATAAAGAGCAAAGCGCAGGGAAGGCACCGTCAACCAGTTTCCGTTTAGAGGAGGAGTCACTCACGGCGGAAGGGATGAAGTTTATGATGAAGGATGAGCCTGCACGTGCATTGCCCATTTTTGAAAAACTGGCGAAAGACAGCCCCTCTGATGCAGCAGGGCACTACCTGATGGCTATGGCGCTTATTAAGCTGGACCAGCCCGAGCCAGCACTGGCTGCTTCGAAAAAGGCTTATGACATTGATAAAAACAATGTGTTTTATGCTCAGCAGCTTGCAGAACTCTATGCCAAAAAGAGAAAATATGAGGAGGCAGCCGAGATATATGAATCACTATTGAAGAAAAGTCCTGATAATATCCAGTATGGTATTGAACTTGCCGCGGTTTATGTTTTTAATGAACAGTTTGAAAAGGCCATCAATACCTACGATCTGCTGGAAAAATCCATTGGTATTACAGAAGAAATCACCCGCCAGAAGCAGCAGCTATATCTAAGGCAGAACAAACTGGATAAGGCGCTTCAGGAAGCAAAAAAGTTAATTGCCTCAGAACCAGGTGAAGTGAGCTACCAGCTGGAACTTGCCGAACTGCTGATTGCAAACGACCGTACAGCCGAAGCAGTGATTCCTTTGGAAGATGCCCTCAAAATTAATCCGGATGAGGCTCAGGCGCATGTTTTGCTTGCGGACATTTACAGGAAAAACGGTGATATTGAAAAATGTAACAGAGAGCTCAAGCTCGTTTTTGCCAATCCCAATCTGGATGCTGATCCGAAGATCAGGGTGCTGTCGGGATATCTCTCCATGCTGAAAACCGCCGCGGACAATAATGATGCCTTGCTCCTTGCCAGGCAGCTGATGGAAACACACCCCAATGAATCGAAGGTGTACGTCATTTATGCAGATATGCTGATGCGCACCGGAAACAAAGCTGAAGCCAGGGATAGCTATGTGCGTGCTACCCGGCTTGATGGCTCCGTTTTTGCCGTTTGGGAAGCTATTCTTCAGCTGGACGGTGAACTGAACCAGGTCGACAGCCTGATCGAGCATTCGGAAAAGGCCCTCGAGGTTTTCCCCAATCAGGCACTGCTGTGGTATTCAAACGGAACGGCACATCTGATGAAAAAACACTTTCAGCAGTCCATTTCGGCACTGGAAGAAAGCCTGAAGCTGATTGGTGACAAAACTGAAATGGTACCCTTTATTTACGGGCAGCTCGGTGACGCATACAACGGCCTGGGTGATCACGCCCGGTCCGACGCTTCCTATGATCTTTCTCTGAAAGCCAATCCTGATAACGATCACGTACTCAACAATTACAGTTATTTTCTTTCCCTCCGAAAGGAAAAACTCGATCTGGCGCTTTCGATGTCCCAAAAACTGGTCAGTCAGCATAAAGATAATCCCACATATCTGGATACCTATGCCTGGGTTTTATACATCCGTAAAGACTATCAAAAAGCGAAAGAATATCTGGAAATGGCAATGAAAGACAGCACGGCCGTCAGTGGCACGATTGTTGAACACTATGGTGATGTTTTGTTTAAGTTAGGTGAACGTGAAAATGCAATGGCCCAGTGGAAAAGGGCCCGAAAGATGGGAGAAACAACCGAACTTTTAGACAAAAAAATCGCAACCGGAACATTACATGAACAATAA
- a CDS encoding DUF6787 family protein codes for MIERLKERWQVRNGWDVLVILIVFACTGFSVLYVKRGIFQLAGLTETSPSWLRWSVNILIILPLYQAILLAWGWVWGKFSFFWAFEKRMMERIGGLFRRKKR; via the coding sequence ATGATTGAAAGACTCAAAGAGCGGTGGCAAGTGAGGAATGGTTGGGATGTGTTGGTCATTCTGATTGTTTTTGCTTGTACCGGCTTTTCGGTTCTGTATGTAAAAAGAGGGATTTTTCAGCTGGCCGGGCTTACGGAAACCTCCCCTTCCTGGTTACGCTGGTCTGTCAACATCCTCATTATCCTTCCTTTGTATCAGGCCATATTACTGGCCTGGGGGTGGGTTTGGGGTAAATTTTCTTTTTTTTGGGCTTTTGAAAAAAGAATGATGGAACGTATCGGAGGGCTTTTCAGACGGAAAAAACGATAA
- the panB gene encoding 3-methyl-2-oxobutanoate hydroxymethyltransferase → MSVHSADIRRITTHTIQEMKIRGEKISCLTAYDYSMAGIVDAAGVELILVGDSASNVMAGHETTLPITIDQMIYHATSVVRAVKRALVVVDLPFGSYQGNSREALSSAIRIMKESGAHAVKLEGGLEIKDSVTRILSAGVPVMGHLGLTPQSIYKFGTYTVRAKQEAEAQKLMEDAKMLEEVGCFSVVLEKIPSALTKKVSESISIPTVGIGAGPHADGQILVIHDLLGINKAFKPRFLRRYADLNGIMNDAISNYIKDVKGKSFPNEQESY, encoded by the coding sequence ATGTCTGTACATAGCGCTGATATTAGACGTATTACCACACACACCATTCAGGAAATGAAAATCAGAGGTGAGAAAATTTCCTGTCTTACTGCATATGATTATTCCATGGCGGGTATCGTGGATGCTGCCGGTGTAGAGCTCATTCTGGTGGGAGATTCCGCCTCCAATGTAATGGCGGGTCATGAGACTACTTTACCCATTACCATTGACCAGATGATTTATCATGCGACGTCCGTGGTAAGGGCAGTGAAGCGCGCCCTGGTAGTGGTGGATTTGCCTTTTGGTTCCTATCAGGGAAATTCAAGAGAAGCGCTCAGCTCGGCGATCCGGATCATGAAGGAATCCGGTGCTCATGCGGTAAAACTGGAAGGAGGACTGGAAATCAAAGATTCGGTTACCCGTATATTAAGCGCGGGAGTACCTGTAATGGGGCATTTGGGCCTTACGCCTCAGTCGATCTACAAGTTTGGTACCTACACAGTAAGAGCCAAGCAGGAGGCCGAGGCGCAAAAACTCATGGAAGACGCCAAGATGCTGGAAGAGGTCGGCTGTTTCTCCGTTGTTCTTGAAAAGATACCTTCGGCGCTTACCAAAAAAGTTTCAGAGAGTATCAGTATCCCGACGGTGGGAATCGGGGCGGGCCCGCACGCCGACGGGCAGATACTGGTGATCCACGATTTACTGGGTATCAACAAGGCTTTCAAGCCTAGATTTTTGCGTCGTTATGCTGATCTTAACGGTATCATGAACGACGCCATTTCCAATTATATAAAAGACGTAAAAGGTAAGTCCTTTCCCAACGAACAGGAATCTTACTGA